The genomic interval AATACACAGGTGTTTACTGACGTCATTGATTTAACTTTCCACCTCTTTAATGCACAGGTTCAAGTTTGACTGCTCCAACGAACGAGCTCTTCGCCGCACTCTACAAGAAGATGTGGTGAAAGATGTGATGACCAATGCCCATGTCCAGAGTGCTCTAGAGAAAGAGTTTGAAAAGATGAGGGAAGACCGAGAGATCCTGAGGGCCATTTTCCCCACAGGAGACAGCAAGGTCTGTCCCTTAAGAGTAACCTATATTTAAGCCTCAATATGTCCATAGACCCAAACTGACATGCTTTCCCATAGGTGGTACTACCGTGCAATCTGGCCAGAATGATCTGGAATGCTCAGAAGATTTTCCGCATCAATCCTCGGACACCAACTGACCTTAACCCAGTACGAGTAGTTGAAGGTGGGTTAAACACTTTGGTTTGTACAGGGGTCTATAAAGGGATTGTATTTAGGTATCCTATCTAATTATTTTAACAGCTGTATTAGATGGTATACAGTGACACCATAAGGCTGTCAGTGTTTGAGCGGGTCTCCCAGCTAAATAAAGATTCCTGCTTGTGGCGGCTAAATAAAGCCTGCTGACGACTGATCCCTATAGCTTACCGCGGTCTTGTGGCATACCTGTGCAAGCTGATTATAAAGGCCACTTTTACATCTTTGTATGTGTTGACTAAAGAATTGGCTTCAAACTCATGTGCTTGATAAAATTTACACCTTTTAATATAATCCAAGTTATTCTTCCTTGTCGTCATAGTGGCACTACTGTTTACATTTGTGGCCTTGTAATGATCACacatgaatattttgttttttgtaggaGTTCAAGAGTTGAGTAAGAAGCTGGTTATTGTAAATGGTGAAGACCAGTTAAGCAGGCAAGCCCAGGAGAATGCAACTCTGCTGTTCAACATCCACCTGCGCTCTACCCTCTGCTCTAAGAGAATGACTGAGGAGTTCCGTCTTAGCACAGAGGCTTTTGATTGGCTGCTGGGAGAGATTGAGACCAAATTTAACCAATCCATTGTAAGTAATGCTTGCTGAGTGCAGTTGAATCTCTTCACATAAATGAAACCTCTTACCAATTAGATCAGTTTTTACAAGTAGGCTCATTGGCTAAATTGACACTGTTTTCTTCAGGCTCACCCTGGTGAGATGGTTGGTGCTCTGGCTGCCCAGTCTCTGGGAGAGCCCGCTACTCAGATGACCCTGAACACATTCCACTACGCCGGTGTGTCTGCCAAAAACGTCACTCTCGGTGTGCCTCGTCTCAAAGAGCTTATCAACATCTCCAAGCGACCCAAGACCCCCTCACTGACCGTCTTTCTCCTGGGCCAAGCGGCCCGTGACGCAGAGAGGGCCAAAGATATCCTGTGTCGGTTGGAGCACACAACCCTGCGCAAGGTCACTGCCAACACGGCCATTTATTATGACCCCAACCCACAGAACACTGTGGTGACTGAGGATCAGGAGTGGGTCAATGTGTACTATGAGATGCCTGACTTCGATGTGACCCGCATTTCACCCTGGCTGCTGCGTATTGAACTTGACCGCAAACACATGACTGACCGTAAGCTGACCATGGAGCAAATTGCAGAGAAGATCAATGCAGGTGGGCTTGagattataattaaataaatacactttaaatgctttaaatggCAAACAGAATGGACTTTGAGGTAGTATGTGAATTTCTATCAAACCCTAATCCTTGTCTGTCTCCTAGGATTTGGTGATGACCTAAACTGCATTTTCAATGATGACAATGCTGAGAAACTGGTATTGCGAATCCGCATCATGAATAGTGATGAGAACAAGTTCCAAGAGGTAACTTATTGTAATTTAAACTGGTGCATGCACATAACTGGCCTCTTCCCTCTCGATACTGAATCCTAAATGTTGGATCTTGTGTCCAGGATGAGGAGGTAGTGGATAAGATGGATGACGATGTCTTCCTTCGCTGCATTGAATCCAACATGCTGACAGACATGACCCTGCAAGGCATTGAGCAAATCAgcaaggtatttttttttatatatatatttttttttcccctctttaaCAGTATTTAACTTCACTTCGGTGCATACCATTACCTGCCAGCCCATGTGGCAGAGCATGCTCATCGAAAAAACGCATAACACTTAATGCTCCTGAGGGTGGATGGTGACTGTAATGGCGAATGCTAATTGGTACCCTCCTgaattataaaatgataaaatgtcaTCAGATGGCCATGAGATTGGAGCTTAATTTCTTTCACTCTCTCCACCTGTAGGTGTACATGCATCTTCCACAGACAGACAACAAGAAGAAAATCATCATCACAGAAGAGGGAGAATTCAAAGCCCTACAGGAGTGGATCTTGGAAACAGATGGAGTCAGTCTCATGAGGGTCCTCAGTGAGAAGGACGTTGACCCTGTCAGGACCACCTCCAATGACATTGTGGAGATCTTCACTGTAAGGATTGTTTAATAGTCTAAAGTTTGTGACCTATTAGTCCTCAGAAATCATACTCAAATGTCTAATCTTCACCTGCAGGTTCTTGGTATTGAGGCTGTGCGTAAGGCACTGGAAAGAGAGTTGTACCATGTCATCTCTTTCGACGGTTCTTACGTTAACTACCGCCATCTTGCCTTGCTGTGTGACACAATGACATGCAGGGGTCACTTGATGGCTATCACTCGTCACGGTATCAACAGGCAGGACACTGGACCCCTTATGAAGTGTTCTTTTGAAGAGACGGTGAGATTTGATTAATTGGCtccatttaacattttaaaatggcaaTAAAGATGGTCTTGTAAAGAACTTTAATGTCTAATGTTGTCCATTTCTTCTATAGGTGGATGTGTTGATGGAAGCTTCTTCACATGGTGAATGTGACCCAATGAAGGGAGTGTCTGAGAACATAATGCTGGGACAGCTGGCTCCTGCGGGCACTGGCTGCTTTGACCTGCTGTTAGATGCTGAAAAGTGCAAGTATGGCATGGAGATCCCCACCAACATCCCTGGCATCAGTGTTGCAGGACGTAAGTCAAACTCATTGCCTTGTTTAATTGTTCTATAGCTTTAAATTTAGGCATACTCATTTGTCCCCAAATGTAAACCTTTGTTTAACCTTTGCTTTTTCTATCCCAGCCACAGGCATGTTCTTTGGTTCCGCCCCTAGCCCTATGAGTGGCATGTCTCCAGCCATGACTCCTTGGAACACAGGAGCCACTCCTGCATATGGTGCCTGGTCTCCCAGTGTTGGTGAGTAAAGAAATGctacattttgttttacagtCACCCTTATTTACCCTGCATTTGTATATGTTGATGACTCAATttcatgccttttttttttttttttttttttttttccccatacagGAAGTGGAATGACACCAGGTGCTGCAGGCTTCTCTCCCAGTGCCGCATCCGATGCCAGCGGCTTCTCGCCTGGCTATTCTCCTGCCTGGTCCCCTACTCCTGGTTCTCCTGGATCACCTGGGCCAGCCAGCCCTTATATCCCCTCACCAGGTTACTCCACTGTCATTTGTCTTCTGTTTTTTAGAATAACGGACGTTGTTTACTTGGTTGTACTAGCTGGTTGCAAACCAAACTGTTCtcttatgcacatttttttcttttatctttagGAGCCTTGTCTCCCAATTACTCTCCAACCTCTCCTGCCTATGAGCCTCGTTCTCCTGGTGGATACACCCCTCAGAGCCCTGGCTACTCTCCAACCTCTCCATCATACTCGCCAACGTCACCATCTTATTCTCCCACCAGCCCAAACTACAGCCCCACATCTCCGTCCTACTCGCCCACATCACCCTCCTACTCTCCAACTTCGCCGTCTTATTCTCCAACATCACCAAGCTATTCTCCAACTTCACCTTCTTACTCTCCAACTTCACCATCTTACTCCCCAACTTCACCATCCTACTCCCCAACATCCCCCAGCTACAGCCCAACGTCTCCCAGCTACAGCCCAACCTCGCCGAGTTACAGCCCTACCTCTCCGTCTTATTCCCCCACATCTCCATCTTACTCCCCAACCTCCCCTTCTTACTCTCCCACCTCTCCAAGCTACTCTCCAACCTCCCCATCCTATTCCCCAACTTCTCCAAGCTACAGCCCCACTTCGCCCAACTACACGCCCACCTCACCTAGTTACTCCCCAACCTCTCCATCTTACAGTCCCACCTCACCGTCCTACTCCCCCACCTCTCCCAATTACACCCCAACCAGCCCAAATTATTCCCCCACCTCTCCTTCATACTCCCCCACTTCGCCATCCTACTCTCCATCCAGTCCGCGCTACACCCCGCAATCTCCCACCTACACCCCGAGCTCACCCTCTTACAGCCCGAGCTCTCCATCCTATTCCCCCACCTCTCCAAAATATACTCCCACCTCCCCCTCTTACAGTCCCAGCTCTCCTGAATATACCCCAACATCCCCCAAATATTCCCCTACTTCCCCAAAGTACTCACCCACTTCACCCAAATACAGTCCCACCTCTCCAACCTACTCCCCAACTACGCCCAAGTACAGCCCTACTTCCCCTACTTACTCGCCAACTTCTCCCACCTACACCCCAACCAGCCCAAAATATTCCCCCACCTCTCCAACTTACTCTCCAACTTCTCCAAAATACTCCCCTACATCCCCTACCTACTCGCCAACTAGTCCCAAGGGCTCCACCTACAGCCCCACTTCTCCTGGCTACAGCCCCACCTCTCCGACCTACAGCCCAGCCATCAGCCCTGATGATAGCGATGAAGAAAATAACTAAAGATGTTTGGTGCCAGGGTTCATGCTACTTCCCTGAAAGGCACTCTGACCCTGGGGTAAAGACTGAAGGAAAGCCACTCAGCTGGGGTTGTTGTGGTTTACAGGGAAGGCTGAGGAACCTGGGATCCCACATATGACATCCTCCTTTTTGATTTTTCCCTCTTGGACTTCTTGAACTGTTCTTAAATAGCCTCACTAAACAGGCTTCAGTGGTTGCATCTGTTATATCAGAGGTTTGAACTATAAGCCAAACAAGGCTGCCTTTGTATAGACCATTTTGGTCGCTCTAAGTTTAGAGGGAGAACTGTAACTCAAAAATGGTGGAAAGATGCAGGAGGTTGACTGCTTTTGGAAGGGAAAGATTATTCATAGTCCTTTCCATTgtcgtttttctttttttctcccttaCTTTTTCTCTAAAATTCAGTGTTGGATATAATGGAAATCTAAGAAGTATTGCCAAAAGccttcaaacagaaaacagtggATTGTATCTGAAAAGTTTCAaatgaaaccttaaaaaaatcTCTATAACAAATAGAAAGAGAGGAAACTGACCTTTCTTACATTTTATagcattttctttcttctctgtAAATAAGCGCTTGTTCCCAGTTTTGATGTTTCTAGGTCAGAACTGAGAActgtttaaatattaatgttgattTTGTCTAATTTGAGTTGACtcataaaaagttatttctGAAGAAACAGGTGGCTGGAAGCAGCGGTTTATTAGAAACGTGTTGCTGACAGACATTGTGCAGATTAAAAATGTCCTGTAATACTGTAGTCTGATGTATGCCAGCCCATGACATGGGTAAAAGTGTTGTGTAGTGACTGCCCTCTTCTGTAGGAATCCGAAAGGGGGAACGGATGCTTGATTTAAGGCATCAAATTTCTATTCAATTGTCCCCAAAAGATGCAAGCCTTATATCCTTCACCAGCATCTGCCCAGTAATTTACAATTTCaataactgcaaaaaaaaaaaaaaaaaaggggtaaCCAGCGGTCTTGAAGTGTGAAGTTGTTAcctttttttggttttatttcttttatccTAAGAGTGGGGTTGGAGCATGGCATTGCATAAGCTGCACCATGTTAACGTTTTTAAACCACCTAGGTCTAAATCTAATGAGACCTTCCCTGTCCTCAGCACTCAACCCTTTAATCTAACAAgtgtataattgtttttttttttctgatatttGCATCAAGTACAACTGAATCTTTTGTGTGAATTACTGaggaaaagcatttattttacacTATTTTTCTTGCGCTGGCTTCATTGTTGTTTGGTCAGCTTTGCTTTTTGGATTAAGTGCTTGGGGTGGGGGGGAAGTGCAGTTtggtttgtttcatttgaatatGCACGGTTTCATATCTGGCATAGACCTTGTGGTCGTTTGTCAACCTAAATTTCGTCAGCTGATTCTGACATAGTCATCTTATGCTTGAACAGTAGGGGGCGACAGAGACTGGTTTGACTTGGGCTTTAGAGGCATTTAGATCTCTTTGAGCGTTACCTTTTTTCTTTAAACCTGAAAGCAAGTGGTGCCTGTGGTTCCCTCAACTCACTCTTCCAACTGGATGATGGTAGTTGCAGGAGGTTTTGTTGACTTGTAAAAGACTTTGTTGCTCTTGCATATTTCAGCTTTAGATTTAAGGCCTTAGATTGCATTTAGGGAGAGCAGTTTTTAGTGTCTCTTTAATGCCCTTGTTTGCCTTCAATTTCATGGTGGTTTCAAAAAAATCCAGTTAATACTCTGTACCCAGGCTCCCAGTAAtggggggtgtgtgtgtgtgtgtgagagagtgtgcaagtgtgtgtgcaAGAGGGTATAAATGGAAAAGACAGGGTTTTCTTGAGTTTGAGTAATAACTGGGTCAGGTTTATGGGGAAAGGAGAATTTAAATTAAGAGAATTTGCCACTGTATAGAAATCAATCTGATTACTTCATTCTCTGTAtctatgttttgtttgttttttgacttgaaaaataaaaagtttgacTAAACTATTGTTCATTTGTTTCTTAAAACATGGGTGTTGgtaacaatttttattttcaggtgAAAATTGAACAAActcatgttccaaacctgtatatggagcccctaaagggacatggtggtggaaaaaaaaaattgggatggaaaattttatttttttttttctcaatcttttgcgttcccccgagaaactttgcattccctCGCTGTGAGCTTGGACAAACACTTCCTCTTTAATGTTCCGCTGGCTGGCAGTAGTGTTTCAGTTAGTTCCATACGTtaataatgcacacaaataatgcACAGCTCATAGAGTTTGAACTTGTTGGACTCAAATATAAAATGCAGTcagtgcttaaagggatagttcacccaaaaatgaaaattctatcatttactcacactcaagttgttcaaaatctgtatgattttctttgttctgttgaacacaaaagaaaatatttttgaagaatgttaaactgaaacttttggggcaccattgacttccatggtagtttttttttttttttcttactatggaagtcaatgttgccccaaagtggcctgcttacaaactttcttcaaaatatctttgtgttcaacaaagaaatttatacagatttggaacaacttgagggtgagtaaatgatagaattttcatttttgggtgaactatcccttaaaccCTTCtgctcattttatattatgaaaaatactcaataacttcactgtaacacactgtactgtcaccaaattAAGTTGTGAGAAtgagcgatgagaatactttttgtgcgccaaaaaaataacgacttcagtCAATATCTATGTGATgggcaatttaaaaaaactgcttcatgaagcttcgaagacttacgaatcttttgtttcgaatcagtggttctgagcatgtatcaaactgccacagtcatgtgatttcagtaaacgaggcttcgttacgtcatacactaccagtcaaaagtttggaaacattactatttttaatgtttttgaacgaagtctcttatgcttattaaggctgcatttatttaataataaatacagaaaaaacaataatattgtgaaatattattacaatttaaaattatggttttctattttaatatactttaaaatataatttatttctgtgatgcaaagctaaattgtcagcatcattactccagtcttcattgtcacatgatccttcagaaataattctaatatgcttatttattatcaatgttggaaacagttgtgctgcttaatattttataatgtgatactttttcaggattctttgatgaataaaaaagtttaaaaatatcagcatttatttaaaatagaaatcttttgtaacaatatacactaccgttcaaaagtttggggtcagtaattttttttctttcttttttttttaaagaaattaatacttttattcagcacggacgtgttaaagtgataaaaagtgatagtaaagatttatattgttagaaaagatttatattttaaataaatgctgttttttttaaccttttattcatcaatgaatcctggaaaaagtatcacagattccaaaaaaatattaagcaacacaactgtttccaacattgataataaatcagcatattacaatgatttctgaaggatcatgtgacactgaagactggagtaatgatgctgaaaattcagctttgatcacagaaataaattatgttttcaagtatactaaaatagaaaaccataattttaaattgtaataatatttcacaatattattgttttttctgtatttattatgaaataaatgcagccttaataagcataagagactttgttcaaaaacattaaaaatagtaatgtttccaaacttttgactggtagtgtaagtgtttcaaaatttcagttgtTCACGTGACTGACAGTtcgatacacgctctgaaccactgattcgaaacaaaagattcgtaaagcttcgaagcttcatgaagcagtgttttgaaatcgcccatcactagatattgttgaataaagtcttttgtttttttggtgcacaaaaagtattcttgttgcttcataacattaaggttgaactactgtagtcacatgaactgttttaaatatgtctttagt from Ctenopharyngodon idella isolate HZGC_01 chromosome 12, HZGC01, whole genome shotgun sequence carries:
- the polr2a gene encoding DNA-directed RNA polymerase II subunit RPB1, with product MHGPPSSDSACPLRLIKRVQFGVLSPDELKRMSVTEGGIKYPETTEGGRPKLGGLMDPRQGVIERSGRCQTCAGNMTECPGHFGHIELAKPVFHVGFITKIMKVLRCVCFFCSKLLVDANNPKIKDILTKSKGQPRKRLTHVYDLCKGKNICEGGEEMDNKFGVEQQETEEDLTKEKGHGGCGRYQPRIRRSGLELYAEWKHVNEDSQEKKILLSPERVHEIFKRISDEEDMILGMDPKYARPEWMIVTVLPVPPLAVRPAVVMQGSARNQDDLTHKLADIVKINNQLKRNEQSGAAAHVIAEDVKLLQFHVATMVDNELPGLPRAMQKSGRPLKSIKQRLKGKEGRVRGNLMGKRVDFSARTVITPDPNLQIDQVGVPRSIAANMTFPEIVTPFNIDRLQELVRRGNSQYPGAKYIIRDNGDRIDLRFHPKPSDLHLQIGYKVERHMCDGDIIVFNRQPTLHKMSMMGHRVRILPWSTFRLNLSVTTPYNADFDGDEMNLHLPQSLETRAEIQELAMVPRMIVTPQSNRPVMGIVQDTLTAVRKFTKRDVFLERGEVMNLLMFLSTWDGKVPQPAILKPRPLWTGKQIFSLIIPGHINAIRTHSTHPDEEDSGPYKNISPGDTKVIVENGELIMGILCKKSLGTSAGSLVHISYLEMGHDITRLFYSNIQTVVNNWLLIEGHSIGIGDSIADKATYQDIQNTIKKAKQDVIEVIEKAHNNELEPTPGNTLRQTFENQVNRILNDARDKTGSSAQKSLSEYNNFKSMVVAGSKGSKINISQVIAVVGQQNVEGKRIPFGFKHRTLPHFIKDDYGPESRGFVENSYLAGLTPTEFFFHAMGGREGLIDTAVKTAETGYIQRRLIKSMESVMVKYDATVRNSINQVVQLRYGEDGLAGEAVEFQNMATLKPSNKAFEKKFKFDCSNERALRRTLQEDVVKDVMTNAHVQSALEKEFEKMREDREILRAIFPTGDSKVVLPCNLARMIWNAQKIFRINPRTPTDLNPVRVVEGVQELSKKLVIVNGEDQLSRQAQENATLLFNIHLRSTLCSKRMTEEFRLSTEAFDWLLGEIETKFNQSIAHPGEMVGALAAQSLGEPATQMTLNTFHYAGVSAKNVTLGVPRLKELINISKRPKTPSLTVFLLGQAARDAERAKDILCRLEHTTLRKVTANTAIYYDPNPQNTVVTEDQEWVNVYYEMPDFDVTRISPWLLRIELDRKHMTDRKLTMEQIAEKINAGFGDDLNCIFNDDNAEKLVLRIRIMNSDENKFQEDEEVVDKMDDDVFLRCIESNMLTDMTLQGIEQISKVYMHLPQTDNKKKIIITEEGEFKALQEWILETDGVSLMRVLSEKDVDPVRTTSNDIVEIFTVLGIEAVRKALERELYHVISFDGSYVNYRHLALLCDTMTCRGHLMAITRHGINRQDTGPLMKCSFEETVDVLMEASSHGECDPMKGVSENIMLGQLAPAGTGCFDLLLDAEKCKYGMEIPTNIPGISVAGPTGMFFGSAPSPMSGMSPAMTPWNTGATPAYGAWSPSVGSGMTPGAAGFSPSAASDASGFSPGYSPAWSPTPGSPGSPGPASPYIPSPGALSPNYSPTSPAYEPRSPGGYTPQSPGYSPTSPSYSPTSPSYSPTSPNYSPTSPSYSPTSPSYSPTSPSYSPTSPSYSPTSPSYSPTSPSYSPTSPSYSPTSPSYSPTSPSYSPTSPSYSPTSPSYSPTSPSYSPTSPSYSPTSPSYSPTSPSYSPTSPSYSPTSPNYTPTSPSYSPTSPSYSPTSPSYSPTSPNYTPTSPNYSPTSPSYSPTSPSYSPSSPRYTPQSPTYTPSSPSYSPSSPSYSPTSPKYTPTSPSYSPSSPEYTPTSPKYSPTSPKYSPTSPKYSPTSPTYSPTTPKYSPTSPTYSPTSPTYTPTSPKYSPTSPTYSPTSPKYSPTSPTYSPTSPKGSTYSPTSPGYSPTSPTYSPAISPDDSDEENN